The genomic segment GGGCGGATGTTTCGTAACGAAGGGGTGGATACTACCCATAATCCGGAGTTTACGAGCATTGAAATGTATCAGGCTAACGCTGACTATGCGGTCATGATGGATTTAACCGAAAACCTCATTAAGTTTGTTTGCAAAACACTCAATCAGTGAAGTTTTAACTGGAACGGGCAAACACTTGATTTAGCCAAACCGTTCAAGAAAGTCAAAATGGTAGATTTAATCTGCCAAGTTACTGGGGTTAATTTTGATGATGTTAAGGATGATCAAACAGCCATTGCGCTTGCAAAGCAGCACAAAGTAGAGTTAAAAAAGCACGAGCAGAACAAACAACACATTATTAACCGTTTCTTTGAACAGTTCTGTGAGCATACCTTAATCCAACCCACCTTTGTCACACACTATCCCAAGGCCGTTTCCCCGCTAGCTAAACAAGATCCCCACAACCCCGAGTTTACTGAGCGCTTTGAACTTTTTATTAATACAAAAGAGTTAGCGAACGCTTACAGTGAGTTGAATGATCCCCTAGAACAACGTGCGCGCTTTGAACAACAGTTGCAGGAAAAACGCATGGGTAATGATGAAGCGAGTGAATTAGATGAATCCTTTTTGGATGCTTTGAGTTTTGGTCTCCCGCCAACAGGCGGCCTTGGGATTGGGGTTGATCGGTTAGTGATGTTATTGTGCGAGTGCAGTTCCATCCGTGACGTTGTTTTCTTTCCCCAACTACGTGAATTGAAATAAGTTTGATTTCATTGTTTTAGGTGCTGGCATTAGTGGCATAGTTTTATCACATGTTTTAGCACAGCATGGTAAAAGTGTTTTACTGTTAGAAAAACGCAACCAATTAGGTGGTAATTGTTATGACAAGTTGGATGAAACCACCGGGTTACTGTTCCACCAGTACGGTCCTCATATCTTTCATACTGATAATCAGAAAGTAATGGATTTTATCCAACCCTTTTTTGAACTAAACAATTACCAGCACCGTGTTGGCTTACAACTGGACAACAATTTGGATTTAACGCTTCCATTTGACTTTAGCCAAATGCGCAAGTTGTTGGATACAAAAACAGCTAGCAGTTTAATTAACTTCTTTCAACAGCACTTTCCAGCTGAAAAGCACTTAACACTGATGCAGTTACAAACAATTAACTTTGCTCCAGTCCAACAGCTGTACCAGTTTTTAAAAACAAAGGTGTACGGTCCTTACAGTGTGAAAATGTGGGGCATGCCATTAGAACAAATTGATCCTAGTGTATTGGGTCGAGTCAAAATTAGTTTAAGTGAAAACAGTAGCTATTTCCCTACAGCCACTATTCAAGGTCTACCTAAGGGTGGTTATACAAAGGCCTTTACAAAGATGGTGGATCATCCTCTGATTGATTTAAGGTTAAACTGTCCAGCTAACTTAATTAGCGTAAACAATAATCAACTCTTGTTTGCAAATCAACCAATTACCAAACCAGTGGTTTATTGTGGTTTAATTGATCAGCTGTTTGGCTATTGTTTTGGGCGATTGCAGTACCGCTCGCTCCACTTTGAATGAAAGCGTTATGCTGTAAAACAACACCAAGCTTACCCCGTAATGAACTGGCCACTCCACCCAACAATAACGCGCCAAGTGGAATACAAACAGTTAACGCAAGAGGGTTTGGAGTCTAACCAAACGATTGTTTCGTGTGAAACTCCTGGTGCTTTTAGGGAAGGCGATCCCCGCTTTATGGAGCCGTACTACCCGCTAAATGATGTAAGTAATAATGCCTTGTTTGCGCGTTATTTAAAGTTAGCTAACGCTATTCCTAACATACATTTGTTAGGTCGGTTGGCACTGTACCAGTACATTGATATGGATAGAGCAATTGCTCAAAGCTTAGCTAAAGCCGAACAACTATTACAGTAATGGAACAACAAAAAATTAGGAACTTTTCAATTATTGCCCACATTGACCATGGTAAGTCAACGCTGTCAGATCGCTTAATTGAACGCAGCATTGGCTTTGAAAAACGCTTACTGCAAGCGCAAATGTTGGACACCATGGCGATTGAGCGTGAACGGGGTATTACTATTAAACTCAACGCCGTGCAGCTCAAAATGGCCCAAGGCAACCAGCAGTACTTGTTTCACCTAGTTGATACTCCGGGACACGTTGACTTTACTTACGAGGTATCACGCTCTTTAGCAGCTTGTGAGGGTGTTTTACTGTTAGTTGATGCTACCCAAGGGATTCAAGCACAAACGATTTCCAACACTTACTTAGCATTGGAAAACAACCTCGAAATTATTCCGGTAATTAACAAGGTGGACATGGAGAGTGCTGATGTCGAGAAAACCAAACAAGCCTTTCACCAACTGCTAGGGGTGGATCCCAACACCATCCCCTTAGTGTCCGCTAAAACCGGGCTTGGTATTGACCGGTTAATCACTACCATTATTGAAAAAGTACCCCCTCCAAAGGGCGATGAAAGTAAACCACTCAAAGCCTTACTGTTTGACAGCTATTACGATCCTTATAAGGGGGTAGTGTGCTTTATTCGAATCTTTGAGGGGAGTTTAAAACTCAATGATAAGATCCGCTTTGCTAGAAGTAACTCGGTTTACCAAATTGTGGAATTGGGAATTAAAAACCCCTTTTTTGAAAAACAAGACGTGTTAAAAGCCGGGGAGATTGGTTGGTTTTCCGCTGGGATTAAAAAACTAAGGGATGTAACGGTTGGTGACACGATTGTTCACGCTGAGGACACGACCACTCCACCCTTACCGGGTTACAAAAAGGTGTTACCGATGATTTACTGTGGTCTGTACCCGATTGACAACAATGATTACCAAAACCTCAAAATGGCCATGGAAAAGATTATTTTGAGCGATGCGGCCTTGGAGTATGAATATGAAACATCACAAGCATTGGGCTTTGGGGTGCGTTGTGGTTTTTTGGGGTTGTTGCACATGGATGTAATTAAGGAGCGGTTGGAGCGCGAGTACAACCTTAAGTTAATTTCCGCTCCTCCTTCAGTGCGGTATAAGGTGTTGTTAACCAACGGGGAGGAATTGGAACTCGATAACCCTTCACTCTTACCAGAGCGCTCGCGAATTAAATCAATTAGCGAACCGTTTGTACGCGTTTACATTGATCTACCCGATCATTATTTAGGTACAGTAATTGATCTGTGTCAAAACTTCCGTGGGCAATACGAAAAGTTAGAGGAAATTGACATTGACCGCAAACGCTTGGTCTACTTAATGCCCTTGGGTGAAATTATCTACAGTTTCTTTGATAAGTTGAAATCAATCACTAAGGGTTATGCTTCGCTCAATTACGAGTTTGACCAGTACCAGGTGTCCCAATTGGCTAAGGTGGAAATTATGTTAAACAAACAGAAGGTGGACGCTTTATCTTTTATTGCCCACCATGACTTTGCCTTTCAACGGGCCAAGAAGTTCTGTGTCAAATTAAAGGAACTAATTCCCAAGCACCTGTTTGAAATTCCAATTCAAGCCACAATTGGAAGTAAGGTAATTGCTAGAGAAACGATTAAAGCAGTGCGTAAAGATGTAACAGCAAAGCTGTATGGCGGGGATGTCACGCGGAAAAAGAAGCTGTTGGAAAAACAAAAGGAAGGGAAGAAAAGACTGAAAGCAATTGGTAGTGTGGAGCTCCCCCAAGAGCTGTTTAGTCATTTGCTCAAAGATGAAGATTAACTTATTTATAATTGATTACTGTTTAATTACTGATACCTTGTAAAGGTATTAACTAATTATTTTGATCTTTTATAAGTAATGATTAAGGATTTTGATCCTAGTGAGTTTGTCGGTAAAACTCCTACCAAGATTTTTGCCTTTGGTGGTATCCAAGAAGTTGGAAAAAACATGTATGGAATCGAGTACGATGATGAGATTATCATCATCGACTGCGGTATTAAGTTTGCTAGTGATGATCTACTAGGGATTGATGGTATTATCCCGAGCTTCGAATACCTCATTGAAAACCAAGCTAAGGTTAAAGCACTGTTTATCACCCACGGCCATGAAGACCACATTGGTGGGGTGCCTTACTTGTTAAAACAAGTCGATGTACCGGTGATTTACGCACCCCGGATTGCCGCTTCTTTGATCTTAAAGAAGGTCAACGAACACAAGGATGCTAAGCTCAATAAAGTGGTCGTATATGATGACTTTAGCAACTTTGAAACCAAGCACTTCAAGATTGACTTTTACCGCGTCAACCACTCGATTCCTGACGCCTTTGGTGTCTGTGTTCAAACTCCCAACGGTAACATTGTTGAGAGTGGTGACTTTCGCTTTGACTTTGCCGCTGGCGGGGAAATGCTCGATGTGCATAAGGTCGTGAAGATTGCCGAGCGCAATGTCCATGTCTTTATGTGTGAGACTACTAACGCCGAAATCCCGGGGTTCTCCCAGAGCGAAAAGTTAATTTACCGCAACATCAACAAGATTATTAAAGAAGCACGTGGTCGGGTCATTCTCACTACCTTTGCTTCCAACATTACCCGGATTAACGAAATTATTGAGATTGCTGTTAACAATAAACGGAAGGTCTGCTTGTTGGGTAAGTCGATGGATGTGAACGTCAACATCTCGCGTAAGATTGGCTTAATGGACATTGACAGCAATGACATTGTGGAAGTCCGTGACATTAAGAATTACCCCGACCGCAGTATCTTAATCTTGTGTACGGGTTCCCAAGGTGAAGACTCAGCAGCCTTAAACACAATGGCACGGGGTAAACATAACTGGGTTAGCTTAAAGTCCACTGACACCATTATTATGTCCTCCAACCCGATTCCGGGGAACTATGCAGCGGTGGAAAATCTCTTGAATGAGCTTTCGAAGTACGGGGTGACCATCTTTGAAAACTCACCGAACATGAAGCTACACGCCTCTGGTCACGCTACCCAGCAAGAGTTGCAGTTAATGTTAAACCTCGTGTTTCCAAGGTACTTAATTCCGATTCACGGGGAGTACAAGATGATGCGCACCATCAAAAACATAGCGCAAGAATGTGGCATTAACGGTGATGATGTTGGTTTGCTAGCTAACGGTCAGGTGATGTACCTAATTGATGGCAAGCTGTATTACTCAGGGGAAGTGATTAATGCTGACCCGATTTACATTGAAAGCCGCAATTCTTCTCCAGACTTAGCGCGGGTAATTAAACAACGCCAAATCTTGAGTCGGGAGGGAATGTTTGCTGTGATTGTAGTCTTTGACAAAAACAATAACATTTTAGGGATGCCTACTCTGATTACTCGGGGTTGTTTCTTTGCTCTAGATTCCAGTCCGTTAATGACTAAGATTACCCACTCAATTAAACGCGGTTTGGAAAACGTTATTCAAAACAAGCGTTTTAATACCCGTGAACAGATGATCAAGGAATTGAAACGAGTATGTAAGGAAACGGTGTCTTACTTCATTTGGAAGAACAAGAGTCGTAACCCGTTGATTTCAACCGTATTGTCTTGAGTTTAAACCTTAGTTTTAACTAATTCTCAATTGGACCCAATTATTGGAAATTAACACCTTTATAAGGCTGTTTTTGCCAGTAGTTGGGTTTTCTTTTGTTTGCTCTTGAGATCTAATTAATGCATACAAAAAGCCATTAATTGCCCAAAAATCAGATTCTTTTTACTTTCTTAAAAATATTTTTTTAAGATTTGCCATCTTTTTTCGCTTGGGAAGATGAAATTTAAGTATGGAACGGTTGTTTTGGGCAGTTTTTTAGGGCTTTCTGTGGTGTTAGCTGCCTGTGGTGCTCGTGGTAAATTTGACCAATTTGATGATGGCAAAATTAAGCTAGCATCATCCTTAACTTCCAAAGCAGCTGCCAATGCTTTACAAACAATAATAGAGAAGTACAACATTGTCAAAAGCGGCAAGGATTACCCCATTGAAATTACCCAAATTGCTGGTGGTTATGACGGCGGGCGGACTGATCTCCAAACCCGAGTTAGTGTTAAGGATAAAACGAACTTTTATAACCTTATTTTGAACTATCCAGATTTAGTTTCTGTGTTAGCGCGCAGTGGAATGGAACTGCTTTTTGACAAAGTTAATGTTGATAAATTAGAGCCGAACTTCTTAAAGTTTAATGAACAGATTAGTGGAGTCGCTAAAAGTGGTAACTATGGTATTCCCGTGTCCCTTTCAACTGACATTTTGGTCTTAAATGGTCCGGTGTTGCACTATATTTTGAACAGTGCGAAGAAAGAAGAGGCTAATTCTCAAGTTAAAAGTCAAATAAAAACATCACAAATTCAAGCTAAAGGTTCATTAACAATTGATACAGATGAAAATACCAAATCACTTTGAGAGAAAATTCAAAATTCAGCCAAAGCTAATGGTGAAACTAATCAAAAAGGACGAAAAGCTGCAAAATCAAATAAAACTGCATTAGTTCAACTTAAAAATGGCGCTGATACTACCACTAACGAAGAGAATAAAGATACCAAAACTAGTGATGATAAAGTTAAACAAACTTGAGGTGATTATGTAGAAAAGGATGATGGTCTTAAAAACTATACCTTTAGGGCTAGCGTGTTTGAAAACTGGCATGATTTCCTCGATTTTTCGACAAGGGTAGCTAAATCTTTTACTGAAAAGGTAAGCAACATTACCAATAAAAAGGGCACTGATATTCAGGGAGTGCTTGGTGTCGACAGTTCTCCTAATGTTTTATTTGCCTCTGTATTTGCTGCAGGTGGTGGTAATTATGAAAACTTCTTTTATAAGGTGAAAGATGGTCGGGCTGATTTTAGTAACTTTAAGAACAAGGGTAGTTCTTACCAAAACCTCCAAAGCGTTTTTAAAGACTAAAGTGAACTAATTAAAAGTAACGGTCTTTTTGTCAATAAAGGTGGTTCTTATTCTTCCAATTTCCAGAAGTTTCACCAATTAGCTTACAGTATTTCTTCCACTTCTGGCTTTAAGTATTCGTTTGCCGATAAGAACGCTAAGCGCTTGAAGTTTAGTGACGACAACACCTTCGTTGAATATCCTGATTTTACTCAGGAAATTAAGTCGCCAGACCAACAAAATGGTCAAAATACTGATGACAATAACAGTAAAAAAGAAGAAAACCTTTTAGGTACCTTTGAAGTTAAAGATTACTCGAAATCTAATAAAGGCGGGAAAGGAAAAAGTAAGGGTAAAGGCGGAAGCAGCAGTAATATGAAGACTATTTACATTTACAAAGGCTATATTCCTGAAGATAAAAAGAAAGGTGATAATGCCATTTTAGTTACTGAGAAAAAAATTATTGATGCTTTAGAAAAAGCTGCTAATTCTAATGGTGAAAGTACACAATCTAATCCAAAAACCATAGCACTTCAAGCAGCTAAAAAAGAAACTAAAAAGAGCAATAAGAAAGAATCAAAAACGATTGGATATACAACTACTGGTTATGTCAATGCTGATGGTAAACATATTTTTGATACAGACAGAATTAACAATGAGAGGTTTGATCGTAAAATTATTATTGGTGCTACTCTAGAAACTTTAGACCAATCTAGTACACTCCAAAGTGGTGAAGCAATTGTCTTACCAGCACCTGGTAAATATAAGAGTAGTGATCAAAAAACGGTTATGACAGCGCAAGGCCCCAAGATAATCGGGATCCATGCTAATGCTAAAGAGAACGAAGAAACACAAAAATTTGTTAATTGGTTTTAAATACGCCAGAAACTTGAGAAAGTAAGAGGAATAAGAAAAACTCTAATGAAAAACAAACTGCAGCACAATACTTTGCTCAAGAGGCATCTTACATCTTGCCCTTAAAAGAAAACTTTGAAAAGGTTCAAATTAACGATAAAGGTGAGAAAAATGAAAATGACACAAAGGGCAATACTTATACCGCTAAAGCTTTAGAACTCTTTAAAAAAGTTTCTCAAAATGAAATCGTGAGTTACAGTGACCCAAGTGACTTTAGAAGTGGTAAGTTTCGTGATGCGATTGGCTCTAACTTTAACGCCATTATTAATTCCAAAGGAGACTTCAATAAATTTATTAGTAGTTTTACCGCAAGTTTAGGCTCAGACTTTTAGTCTTTTAAATACCCAATTGATTTATTTTTTAATCGATTAATTTATTTAATGGAAAAACAAGTAGATAAATTAGTGAAAACTTTAATTCATCAAAAAGCGTTTCAATAAATCCGGTTCTTAGAAATAAGGTTTTAATAAAAAAACATACCAGCAGTTAATGCTTCCAAATTAGCTGTGGGTATGTTTATTCTTGTCAAATAAATAAAAAAGCCATCTATCTAAAAGACAGACAGCTAAAAAATACTTTTTTTAACGATATTGAAATTAACAGAAAGATCTGTTAGCAAATGTGAAGGAAGAGGCTCTATGCAAACTTTCAATATGTGGCGTGTTGAAAAACCTTTAAGAATATGCACCAATTGGGGGCAGAAAAGCAGGTCTTCAACATAAATTTTCGTTTTCCTGCTCCCATTAGATAAATTGAGTTGCTTTTTAAAAGACGCCAAAAAGATTAAATGTTCTTCTAATTTGGTTTTTTAACTTCTTCTAACTATTAATAGGGTCTTTTACTTTCTAAAAATTTTTTGAAGTTATTTTGTCACATTTACTTTTTGGGCAATTTAGATCATGAATACCGAAAAAGTATAAGATTCATTAAGTTAACGAGGTATCACCTCTTTTTAAAACAAGCCCAATCGCAACTCGTTTCTTTGTTTAACCAAAACTTTTTGCAAGTTTTGTTGGCATTTCTAAATAAATCTTTCAATTTATTTAGTGATGACACAAAAATTAATATGTTGAACTTTTTAAATAAATCAACAATGGTATTGATCCCCGTTGGCAGCAGTGCTCCAAGTTCTAGTTCCTTTTTAAATCACCTCAAGAAAGAAGGTATTGCTTAATGAAAGAGAAAATTTCTAAAAAGGAATACAATGCCTTAATCCGTAAAACTGGCGAAAAGCACTTTGACGGCGAAAAGGAAGAGTACGGTGATGGCACCGTTGGACTTTGAACTTATGAATTGCGAAAATATAAACTTAAACCACCTGTGAAAGTTAAATACGTAACGCAAGAAGAGTTTGGCGAATTCAAAGATGCCACCAACCAGCGGCTCACAAAGATTGAGAACGCTTTGGTCGCTCAGGGCGAACAAATTAGAGCTCAGGGTGAGCAATTAAGTCAACTAATTAAAGTTGTGCTTCTTCAGGGCAAACAAATAAAATCTCAAGGTGAGCAAATAAAATCTTAGGGCGAACAAATCAACAAATTAACTCAAACTGTTGAAAAGCAGGGCGAGAAAATTGAAGTCCAAGGACAACAGATTCAAACAGTTAATGAAACTTTGAAGTTTGTAGTTGAAAGCCTTGAAACTATCCATAAACGGCTCGATGTAATGGAAATTCGTTTAGACAAACTCGAGTCCAAATATATCTGATTCAAATAAGAGTACCAGCAGTTAGTTCTAAAAGCAAGCTGTTGGTATTTTTATTGATCTAAAACTACCTAAAAAAATTTTTTGCAATTTTGTTGTCACATATAAAGTCTTAGTTCAATTTATTTAGTGGAGGAGCAAAATGCAAATCTTTAATTTTTGAAATTGATCAGTAAAGAGTCTGATCCCTGTTGACAACCGAGTTGCAAGTGTTAGTTATTTTTTAAAAAATCAAAAGAAAGGAGGATTTAAACATGAAAAAAGTTAAAGTTCTAGAGAAGCCATCTGTTGAAAGAATGATAGAAGTTTTAAGCGACTCTGAAATATTGAAGTTTGATTTTTCTTGCTATTATTTACCTGATGGTACTAATGAGACGCTCATAAGAATCTTTTTTCAAGAAAAAGTTTCAAGTTCTGTAGTAACAAAAGATAAAAATTCTTTAAGACTTGATGAATACTTAAAAGACTTTATTAGCTTCTTAAAAACACAAAGAAAAAACTAATAGCGTAAAAATCCAATAGTGAAAATTCACTGTTGGTATTTTTATTTATGTCAAATAGAAGATATTAGATGGAAAATTCAAATAGAAACTATAACACACAGAGCTAAGTAATTTTTATTTGTACTTTTTCTTGTTTAAAAAGCAGTTACTATTTATTCTTTCTTTATTTCATTTTTATCTTTGAAAAATGAGAAAGTTGACAATATTAAAAACTTAAACTTTTTTTAAGATTCTGTAGATTTTCTGGGTTTTAGTGCATGAAATTGAAATATGGAACCATTATTTTCAGTGGTCTTTTGGGAGTTTCCGCCATTTTAGCTGCCTGTGGTGCACGCGGCAAATTTGACCAAATTGATGATGGCAAAATTGTTTTAGCTTCTTCTCTTACATCTAAGGGTGCAGCTAATGCCTTGCAAACAATTGTTAAAAAGTACAACGAAGTTAAAAATATTGATGACTATCCCATTGAAATTATCCAAATTGCCGGTGGTTATGATGGCGGTCGTGGTAACTTACAAACAAAACTAAGTGTTAAAGACAAAAATAGTTTCTATAACTTAATTTTGAACTACCCAGACGTAGTTTCTGTTTTAGGTCGAGTAGGCATGGAATTGCCCTTCGATAAGGTTAGAACAGATAAATTATCACCCCGTTTTCTTGATTTCAACAAGCGAATTAGTGCCATATCTAAGCAAGGTATTTACGGCATTCCAGTCTCTTTGTCTACTGAAGTTTTAGTTTTAAATGGTCCGGTATTGCACTATATTTTGAGCAGTGCAAAGGGTAGTAGTGACAAAACGCAAGTAAGTCAAACATCATCAGGATTAAATCAACAAAAAACTCTTCAAAAACCCTTAAAGATTGATACAAGCGATTCAAGCACTTCTTCTCTTTGGACTCAAATTGAGAACGCCGCTAAAAATAACGGTAAAAAAGCAAATAATAGCAAAAGCAATAGAAGATCCACAGATCAAAGTACACAAACACATAACGATCAAGGCGATGCTTCTGAAAGTGATAAAAAGATTAAAGAATCTTGAGGCGATTATGAAGAAGTGGATGGTGGCTTAAAAGGCTTTACTTTTAAAGCTAGCATCTTTGATAATTGGCACGATTTACTCGATTTTTCTACTAGAGCGGCTAAATCTTTTAAAAAGATAAAAGATAACAATACTAAAAAAGGAACTGATATCCAAGGCATTCTTGGTGTAGATAGTTCAGCCAATTCCTTATTTACTTCTGTTTTTGCAGCTGGTAATGGTGACTATGACAACTTCTTTTACAAGGTTGCAAACGGTCGGGCTGACTTTAGTAACTTTAAGAATAGAGGTAGTTCCTTCCAAAACTTACAAAGTGTTTTTAATGATTACAAGGGTTTAATTGATCAAAACGGTCTCTTTGTTAATAAGGGCGGTTCTTACTCTTCTAACTTTCAAAAGTTTCACCAGTTAGCTTACAGTATCTCCTCTACCTCTGGTTTCTATTATTCATTTGCTGGTAATAGTGCTAAGCGCTTAAAGTTTGGTGATAATTCTTTCATTGAGTATCCACAATATACTGTTCCAATTAAAGCTCCTTCAAAGAATGGTGATGGAAATAGCACAAACAGCAATAGCGATCTTTTAGGCACTTTCACTTTAAGTAGTGGTAAAAAGTCAACAGATAAAAGTAAAAGTGATAGTCAACAAAATCAAGGCAAGAAAGTAGAAGGAACACCTAACCAGGGTAAAAAGGCAGAAGGTGCCCAGAACCAAGGCAAAAAAGAAAATAACAGTACAACTATTGAAATTTACAAGAACAAAATTCCTGATGGTAAAAATGCTGGGAAAGATGCCATCTTAATAAAAGATAACAATCTCATTAAACAGCTAGAAGATGCTGCTAAGAAAAACGGTGCAGAAAGTAATCAAAAACAAGGTGGAGAGAGTAATGGTCAGAAAGAACAAATTATTGGTTATACCACCACTGGTAACGTTCGTGAAGATGGTAATCACATTTTTAGAGTAGACAAAATTAATGACGAACAATACGATCGCAAAATTATTGTTGGCGTTACTGTGGAAACTTTAGAACAGTCTAGCACTTTGCAAAGCGAAGAAGCAATTGTTTTAGCAGCACCTGGTAAATATAAAAGCACTGATAAAAAGAAGGTAACAATTACCCAAGGTCCGAATATTATTGGTATCCATGCTAACGAAAAAGAAAATGCAGAAACCCAAAAGTTTGTTGACTGGTTTTTAAATACAGAAGTAGATTGACCCGCTAAGGAAAATTCTTCTAATAAACAAGATCAACAAAATTCAACCAAAAAACAAACCGCTGCTGAATTCTTTGTTGAATCCGCTTCTTATATTCTGCCTTTAAAGGAAATCTTCGAAAATAAAGAGAAAAAAGAAAATACAAGCAATAGTGATAAAAATAAGAGTAGTAGTCAAAGGAAAAATACTTACGCTGAGAAAGCGCTAGAACTTTTTCAACAAATAAGTAAAGATGAAATAGTTAGTTACAGCGATCCGAGTGATTTTAGAAGTGGTAAATTCCGCGATGGGATTGGTTCTAACTTTAATGCTGCTGTAAGCTCTAAAGCAGACTTTAATAAGTTTGTTAAAGGCTTCATCGCCACTTTGGGTAGTGAAATTTAAGCGAATTTGTGAGCTAACTAATCACAATAATTTTAGGTTAAAACAAAACCTTAAAAAGGTTTAGTGAAAGAAATTAAACTGTTACTGTCGTGGAGATTAAAACTTACAAAATCAAAGATATTTGCGATATTAAACGCGGTAGAGTTATCAGCAAATTGGACATTAAAAAAGATCCAGGAGTTTTTCCTGTTTATTCGGCAGCTACTAATAACGATGGGGAGTTTGGTCGAATAAATTCTTATGACTTTGATGGTGAATATGTTACTTGAACAGCTGACGGTTATGGAGGGGCTGTTTTTTATCGTAATGGTAAATTT from the Mycoplasmoides pneumoniae FH genome contains:
- a CDS encoding P68 family surface lipoprotein, producing MKLKYGTIIFSGLLGVSAILAACGARGKFDQIDDGKIVLASSLTSKGAANALQTIVKKYNEVKNIDDYPIEIIQIAGGYDGGRGNLQTKLSVKDKNSFYNLILNYPDVVSVLGRVGMELPFDKVRTDKLSPRFLDFNKRISAISKQGIYGIPVSLSTEVLVLNGPVLHYILSSAKGSSDKTQVSQTSSGLNQQKTLQKPLKIDTSDSSTSSLWTQIENAAKNNGKKANNSKSNRRSTDQSTQTHNDQGDASESDKKIKESWGDYEEVDGGLKGFTFKASIFDNWHDLLDFSTRAAKSFKKIKDNNTKKGTDIQGILGVDSSANSLFTSVFAAGNGDYDNFFYKVANGRADFSNFKNRGSSFQNLQSVFNDYKGLIDQNGLFVNKGGSYSSNFQKFHQLAYSISSTSGFYYSFAGNSAKRLKFGDNSFIEYPQYTVPIKAPSKNGDGNSTNSNSDLLGTFTLSSGKKSTDKSKSDSQQNQGKKVEGTPNQGKKAEGAQNQGKKENNSTTIEIYKNKIPDGKNAGKDAILIKDNNLIKQLEDAAKKNGAESNQKQGGESNGQKEQIIGYTTTGNVREDGNHIFRVDKINDEQYDRKIIVGVTVETLEQSSTLQSEEAIVLAAPGKYKSTDKKKVTITQGPNIIGIHANEKENAETQKFVDWFLNTEVDWPAKENSSNKQDQQNSTKKQTAAEFFVESASYILPLKEIFENKEKKENTSNSDKNKSSSQRKNTYAEKALELFQQISKDEIVSYSDPSDFRSGKFRDGIGSNFNAAVSSKADFNKFVKGFIATLGSEI